The window AATTTTTTGGCAATTTCTAGGATTGGGTCATCAATACCTAAGTTCTCTAAAATATCATCACAAGCTTTTTTAATGATTTTAGCACGAGGATCAAAGTTTTTGTAAACTCTGTGCCCGAAACCCATCATGCGGAATGGATCATTTTTATCTTTCGCTTTATTAATCCATTTTTCAGTATCGCCACCATCTTCCTTTATCAACTCAAGCATATCAATTACCGCTTGATTTGCACCACCATGAAGTGGACCCCATAAAGCAGCAATTCCAGCAGCGATTGAAGCATATAAATTACAATCTGAAGAACCAACTATACGAACTGTTGACGCAGAACAATTTTGTTCATGATCTGCATGCAAAATAAGTAACTGGTTCATCGCATTCACAACAATTGGGTTAACATCATAATCCTCTGTACGTTGACCAAATGTCATCCAAAGAAAATTAGTTACATAATCATATTTATTTTTTGGATAAATAAGTGGATGTCCAAGAGATTTTTTATAAATAAAACTTACGATGGTAGGTAATTTAGCCAGTAACTTAATAATGGTCAAATTTTGTTCCTCTGCAGTTTGATTTGGTTTTAAACATTCAGGATAAAATGTAGACAAAGAAAAAATCAATGATCCTAGCTGACCCATTGGATGAGATCTCGATGGATATCCATCAAAAAATTTCTTCATGTCCTCATGAATCAACGTATGCTTTCCTATTTCAGCCTGAAAAGCTTCTAATTGTTCTTTATTTGGAAGATCTCCATAAACGATTAAATACGAAACCTCTAAAAAACTTGATTTTTCTGCAAGCTCCTCAATAGAGTAGCCACGATATTTTAAGATACCTTTTTCACCATCCAAAAATGTGATTTTACTCTTTGTTGAGCCGGTATTTTTGAAACCTGTATCTAAAGTTACAAACCCTGTTAAATCTCTTAATTTCGAAATATCAATGGCTTTTTCGTCTTCTGTTCCTGTAATTACTGGCAATTCAATTGTCTTACCATCAACTTTGATCTCTGCAATATCTGACATATTATTGTGTTGTGTTTATAGCTTTCTAAATTATGTATAAATTCTATACCTGCATAGCAAATCTGTTAAATTTAAATTAATTATTAGTCAAAACGAAGTAACAATGATGCTTAATAATAACCAATTTAGTTTCTTTTTGCTTTTATTTCTTCCACTATTCTTCCACATTCAAGCATCTCCTCACCGTAGTAAGGATTTTTAATTTCCTTTTCAGTTGATAACCAATCACCTCCATCGCCTTTATTTGCCATAGGGCAATGCTGAACATAGATTACACCCTTATCAATTATCGTATTTTTTATTAGCGCAATTAGATCAGCGCTTAGAACAGTAAAATTTTTTCTTTGTGAAACTATATCACCAGTCGAAGCAATTTTTTCAGCAATTTCAGCAGTAAGTTCACAACCTTTAAAACCAGCAAGACTTACTTTTAATGTTGAAGCAGATTTTTGAGCCGCTGCAGCATCAGATTTTACTAGGTTATTTTTTAAATCCTCGTACTGATAAAAAATTACTGATTTTTGAGAATCATTTATTGTGATATCATTTTTAGTCTTCGAAGAATCAGCATTTACTGCGTTCTTTAATTCTGCTGACTTATTTTTCTGATTGCATGCCATTAAAAGAACTAGAGCTGCAATTCCTAGTATTCGTTTCATTCTTGTTATTTTCTGATTAAGATACTGATAAAAAATTTGCGTTTAATATATAGAAAAAGCATTCTTACTAATATTTCTATTTCTGATAAACCTGAAGTTATAACTCATTTAGATGGTATATGTTTCATTTTTTAAATTAATAGCTAAGCAAAATACAACCCATAAAAAAAGCCTTCCAGATATGGAAGGCCATAATTTAATATTCGTCCTCGTTAAAGAAGAAGTCCTCTTTAGTTGGATAATCAGGCCAAATTTCCTCAATCGTTTCATAAGGTTCGCCATCATCTTCTAATGCCTGTAAGTTTTCAATAACTTCTACCGGGGCACCAGAGCGGATACCATAATCAATTAATTCATCTTTAGTTGCAGGCCATGGTGCGTCTTCCAAGTGCGATGCCAATTCTAATGTCCAATACATATCTTAAATTCAATTAAATTCTTGTTTTTAATAATGCGCAAAGTATATTAAAATTTTTGAGCAAAACAAACTTATTTTTCAACTATTAAACCCTAGGAATCCAAATGTTTTCTTCCGAATCAAAATCCATAGTTAATTTACGCGCTAAAACAAATAAATAATCGCTTAAACGATTCAAATAAACAGTTACTCGTTCATCTACAAAACTATTCTCACCTAATTCAACCACCAGGCGCTCTGCCCTTCTACACACACAGCGGGCAATATGACAATAGGAAACTACCGTATTTCCTCCAGGTAAAATGAAATGTTTTAATTCAGGTAGCGACGTATTCATCGCATCCATTTTTTCTTCCAACAACGCAATGTCGCTATCTTTAAGATCAGGAATCTTCATCTTAGACTTTTCAGGGTCCGATGCCAATGATGAACCTACCGTAAATAATCGGTCTTGAATTTCTTTTAGCAGTTGCTGATCGGCAGAATCTATATTCTGGCACATGATTAAACCTATAAAAGAGTTCAATTCATCTACAGTTCCATATGCCTCAATCCTGATATTATATTTTGGAACTCTAGTTCCTCCAATTAAAGATGTCTGGCCTTTATCGCCAGTTTTAGTATATATTTTCATACCCCCTAGCCCCTTTAGGGGAATTTATGCATTATCCTAAGTTCCCGTTAGGGAATTTAGGGGTTAATTTATTTTTTCCCAATCACTACCACTTTTATTTAGCGCATCTAAACGAGGAGAAACAGATTTAATATCAGTGTTTAAGTAGTCGTTTTCAATTAATCCATCTCGCATTCGTACAATACGATGAGCATGTTGTGCAATATCCTCTTCATGGGTTACCAAAATTATTGTATTTCCCTTGCTATGAATTTCTTCCAATAAACCCATAATCTCAATCGAAGTTTTTGTGTCCAAATTACCAGTAGGTTCATCGGCAAGTATAATAGATGGATCGTTTATTAAAGCTCGTGCAACTGCAACACGCTGGCGCTGACCACCAGAAAGTTCATTTGGTTTATGATCCATACGATTGCCCAAACCTACGTTTTCTAGCGCTTTGGCAGCCCTTGCATCACGATCTTTTTTACTATTACCAGCATAAATTAATGGCAAAGCAACATTATCTAAAGAAGTTGAGCGTGGCAAAAGATTAAAAGTTTGGAAAACAAAACCAATTTCCTGGTTACGCACTTCGGCTAATGCATCATCACTCATGTGACTAACATTTGTTCCATTTAAAATATAAGTTCCTGTGGAAGGCGTGTCTAAACAGCCTAAAATATTCATTAATGTAGATTTTCCAGAACCGGAAGGCCCCATTAAGGCAACAAACTCACCTTTGTTAATATCTAAAGAAACAGATTTTAATGCATGGATAACTTCGGAACCAATAACGTATTTACGTCCGATTTCTTTTATAGTAATAAGGGGGTTCTCCATCTTTTTTCTATTTAGACAAGTACAGGGGTAAAGATGTTACAAGCCAGTAAAAATTCTACAAATTGCTACATCAATAGGATAAGCTTACGTAAATTATTTTTCTATAATCTTTGGAACCATAAAAAACTCACTATCATGCTTAGCCGAATTTTTCAGACCTTCTTCTGTTGATATTTCTTGATTAACGACATCTTCTCGCCAAATATTTACTGTTTCATTCATGTAAACTAAGGGCATAACATTTGAAGTATCTAGCTCATTCAATTTTTCCATGAATGAAAGAATCTTGTTCATTTCAGGAATAAGTGTATCAACCTCCTTTTCGTCGATATGTATTCTTGCCAAATCAGCAATTTTATGGATTGTATTTGCGTCTAAAATCATGCTATATTAACTTACTATCAATTAAGGTAAAAACTTTTTCTTTTAAAAGCTCGGTATTTTCCGTTGACAAATTTAAAGTGTCGATGGGTTTATGGATGTAAATATCGCAAATCCCTGGCTTACTTCCATATTTTGCTCCATCATCCCAACTTAATTTCCAAACATTACTAATGCTTACAGGAACAAGTTGGATGTTTTTCTCTATGGCTAAACGAAAAGGACCGTTCTTAAACTCTCCCAATTTAGGCGGATAATGATCATCGATCCTTCCTTCCGGGAAAATAATTAGACTCATTCCTTTTTCTAAATTTTCTCCGGCTTTTTTAAATGCCCTAAATGCAGAAATTTTGCTTTCGCGATTTACGGAGATATCGATTGTTCTAAAAAAAATTCCTAACACAGGATTGTTAAGCAATTCGTCTTTTCCCATGAAATGAAATTTTCCATGAGCCAATACGCAAAGAATCATAATATCAATATTTGAGGTATGATTAGCGCAATAGATATAGGTTTGACTTTTATTTAAATTTTCCTC is drawn from Pedobacter mucosus and contains these coding sequences:
- a CDS encoding ABC transporter ATP-binding protein, with the translated sequence MENPLITIKEIGRKYVIGSEVIHALKSVSLDINKGEFVALMGPSGSGKSTLMNILGCLDTPSTGTYILNGTNVSHMSDDALAEVRNQEIGFVFQTFNLLPRSTSLDNVALPLIYAGNSKKDRDARAAKALENVGLGNRMDHKPNELSGGQRQRVAVARALINDPSIILADEPTGNLDTKTSIEIMGLLEEIHSKGNTIILVTHEEDIAQHAHRIVRMRDGLIENDYLNTDIKSVSPRLDALNKSGSDWEKIN
- a CDS encoding lysophospholipid acyltransferase family protein; this translates as MIIFLRQIHRFWILFLILFFFVLFYPVFYITSRNSKWYGVLNFFRKTYSFFCSFFAGILFSFHYEENLNKSQTYIYCANHTSNIDIMILCVLAHGKFHFMGKDELLNNPVLGIFFRTIDISVNRESKISAFRAFKKAGENLEKGMSLIIFPEGRIDDHYPPKLGEFKNGPFRLAIEKNIQLVPVSISNVWKLSWDDGAKYGSKPGICDIYIHKPIDTLNLSTENTELLKEKVFTLIDSKLI
- a CDS encoding DUF3347 domain-containing protein, whose protein sequence is MKRILGIAALVLLMACNQKNKSAELKNAVNADSSKTKNDITINDSQKSVIFYQYEDLKNNLVKSDAAAAQKSASTLKVSLAGFKGCELTAEIAEKIASTGDIVSQRKNFTVLSADLIALIKNTIIDKGVIYVQHCPMANKGDGGDWLSTEKEIKNPYYGEEMLECGRIVEEIKAKRN
- a CDS encoding DUF2795 domain-containing protein, which gives rise to MYWTLELASHLEDAPWPATKDELIDYGIRSGAPVEVIENLQALEDDGEPYETIEEIWPDYPTKEDFFFNEDEY
- the gatC gene encoding Asp-tRNA(Asn)/Glu-tRNA(Gln) amidotransferase subunit GatC translates to MILDANTIHKIADLARIHIDEKEVDTLIPEMNKILSFMEKLNELDTSNVMPLVYMNETVNIWREDVVNQEISTEEGLKNSAKHDSEFFMVPKIIEK
- a CDS encoding cob(I)yrinic acid a,c-diamide adenosyltransferase, whose protein sequence is MKIYTKTGDKGQTSLIGGTRVPKYNIRIEAYGTVDELNSFIGLIMCQNIDSADQQLLKEIQDRLFTVGSSLASDPEKSKMKIPDLKDSDIALLEEKMDAMNTSLPELKHFILPGGNTVVSYCHIARCVCRRAERLVVELGENSFVDERVTVYLNRLSDYLFVLARKLTMDFDSEENIWIPRV
- a CDS encoding citrate synthase, which codes for MSDIAEIKVDGKTIELPVITGTEDEKAIDISKLRDLTGFVTLDTGFKNTGSTKSKITFLDGEKGILKYRGYSIEELAEKSSFLEVSYLIVYGDLPNKEQLEAFQAEIGKHTLIHEDMKKFFDGYPSRSHPMGQLGSLIFSLSTFYPECLKPNQTAEEQNLTIIKLLAKLPTIVSFIYKKSLGHPLIYPKNKYDYVTNFLWMTFGQRTEDYDVNPIVVNAMNQLLILHADHEQNCSASTVRIVGSSDCNLYASIAAGIAALWGPLHGGANQAVIDMLELIKEDGGDTEKWINKAKDKNDPFRMMGFGHRVYKNFDPRAKIIKKACDDILENLGIDDPILEIAKKLEEAALTDQYFIDRKLYPNVDFYSGIIYRALGFPSEMFTVLFALGRLPGWIAQWKEMHENKEPIGRPRQIYIGETDREFVELNERN